The stretch of DNA CGGGGCCGCGCCGTGCAACCGACGCCGGTGCGTGCAGCGGCGCTCGAGCTTGGCCTGCGCCACGTGCCAACCGCGGACATCAATGGGCTGCCGCCCGCCGATCTGCTCAGCGGGGCGGATATCGGCGTGGTGGCCGCATTCGGACAAAAACTGGGGCCGGCACTGCTCGGGGCGGTGCCGCGCGGTTTTGTGAACATTCACGGATCCCTGTTGCCCAAGTATCGCGGGGCAGCGCCGTATCAATGGGCCATCCTCTCCGGTGAAACAGTGACGGGGGTTACGATCTTCCAACTCAACGAGCGCTGGGACGCCGGGTCGGTTTGGGCAAGTCGCGAGACCCCGATCGACCCGCGCGAGACGGCGGACGAGTTGCATGACCGCCTCGCGTTACTGGGCGCGGCGGCAATTGTGGACGTGCTGCCGGCAATCGCCGCGGGCCGGCTCGAGCCGCAAACTCAGGATGCGCAGCAAGCCACCCGCGCACCTAAGCTGCGCAAGTCCGACGGATACGTGGACTGGTCTGCGACGGCCGCCGAGGTCGTCCGCCGGATCCACGGCCTGTGGTCGTGGCCGGCGGTGGCATGTGCCTATGTGGGCCGTGACCAGCGGCGCGAACGACTCCTGCTGGCGCGCGCGGAAGTTGCGGACGGCGTCACACCTGTGTCCCAGCAGTGGCGACCCGGCGCGTTTCACCCCGATCGTACGATACAGGCAGGCATCGGCCGGGTACGATTGCTCGAGGTGAAGCCGGCCGGCAAGTCCCTGATGCCCTTCGCGGCGTTCGCGAACGGTCGGGCGATTGCACCGCCAGACCGGCTCGATGCACC from Phycisphaerales bacterium encodes:
- the fmt gene encoding methionyl-tRNA formyltransferase, producing MRIAFLGTGDFAVPALRRLHAAGHTLVVVISQPDRAAGRGRAVQPTPVRAAALELGLRHVPTADINGLPPADLLSGADIGVVAAFGQKLGPALLGAVPRGFVNIHGSLLPKYRGAAPYQWAILSGETVTGVTIFQLNERWDAGSVWASRETPIDPRETADELHDRLALLGAAAIVDVLPAIAAGRLEPQTQDAQQATRAPKLRKSDGYVDWSATAAEVVRRIHGLWSWPAVACAYVGRDQRRERLLLARAEVADGVTPVSQQWRPGAFHPDRTIQAGIGRVRLLEVKPAGKSLMPFAAFANGRAIAPPDRLDAPEADI